In Apium graveolens cultivar Ventura chromosome 10, ASM990537v1, whole genome shotgun sequence, the following are encoded in one genomic region:
- the LOC141690569 gene encoding uncharacterized protein LOC141690569 → MRRSLRLSTVKLVVFFFVFGSGGSGKTYLWRTLIYRLRLEGRIVLPVPMSGIAATLMPGRRTTHSRFKIPIVLDEFSLCNISHDSDIAQLIKKTKLIIWDKAPMQHRSRLWDTITYFDLKQNMRLKDATFDTELQQLQDFSRWVHHIGEGTTLHDGDDLITLADDEILIPEMFCNVQTENSVQNMISSTYPNFEENGSSASYLRERAILTPTNQTVGQLNSMIVDRLPGETFSYFSLDVAEDFGGTQQHLNAAFPVEYLNSVILPGLPLHEIKLKVGAVVMLIRNLNQILGLCNGTRMIVTQCLKFFVECEVICGAFIGTKHFIPCMELCLGDSKLPFKLVRKQMPLQLCYAMTINKSQGQSLNTVGLYLPKSVFSHGQFYVAVSRVTSPGGLKIFVDDESGHPNNITHNVVYKEVFYNLPRV, encoded by the exons ATGAGGCGGTCATTGAGGCTGTCAACAGTGAAGCTGGTggtctttttttttgtttttgggAGTGGAGGAAGTGGGAAGACGTATTTGTGGCGAACACTTATATACAGATTGAGGTTGGAAGGAAGAATTGTGCTTCCTGTTCCCATGTCTGGAATTGCAGCCACTTTAATGCCTGGTCGCCGGACTACACACTCACGTTTCAAGATTCCAATTGTTCTTGACGAGTTTTCATTATGCAATATATCTCACGACTCTGACATTGCTCAGCTTATTAAGAAGACTAAACTAATTATCTGGGATAAGGCGCCGATGCAGCATAG GTCACGCTTGTGGGATACTATAACATATTTTGACCTCAAACAGAACATGAGGCTGAAAGATGCTACTTTCGATACTGAATTGCAACAACTACAGGACTTTTCGAGGTGGGTGCATCATATAGGTGAGGGTACAACGCTGCATGATGGAGACGATTTAATCACACTAGCTGATGATGAAATTTTAATTCCTGAAATGTTTTGTAATGTTCAGACTGAAAATTCAGTTCAGAATATGATATCAAGTACTTATCCTAATTTTGAAGAAAACGGATCTAGTGCTTCCTACTTACGGGAGCGTGCTATTTTGACCCCCACAAACCAGACAGTGGGTCAGCTCAACTCTATGATAGTGGACAGGCTACCTGGTGAAACATTTTCTTATTTCAGTCTTGATGTTGCAGAGGATTTTGGTGGCACTCAACAACATCTTAATGCCGCTTTCCCTGTGGAGTATCTAAATTCAGTTATCTTACCTGGGTTGCCTCTTCATGAAATTAAGCTGAAGGTTGGTGCAGTGGTAATGTTAATAAGGAATTTGAACCAAATATTGGGTTTGTGCAATGGAACGCGGATGATTGTTACGCAATGTCTCAAATTCTTTGTTGAGTGTGAGGTAATATGCGGTGCTTTTATAGGTACTAAACATTTCATTCCGTGTATGGAATTATGTCTGGGTGACAGTAAGCTTCCATTTAAGTTAGTGCGCAAACAAATGCCTTTACAACTTTGCTATGCCATGACTATCAACAAGTCTCAGGGCCAATCTCTTAACACTGTTGGTCTTTATTTGCCTAAGTCAGTTTTTTCGCATGGACAATTTTACGTGGCTGTTAGTAGAGTTACATCGCCTGGTGGTTtaaagatttttgttgatgatgAAAGCGGTCATCCGAATAATATAACGCATAATGTTGTGTACAAGGAGGTATTCTACAATTTACCTCGTGTGTAG